The nucleotide window TCTGCAGGCTCCAGGGTCAGAGCCTGCTGCTGACTCCAAGTCTCCCAGGCCCCTCGCAGCTGCTGCCAGAATGGCCGAGGTCCCTGCtgacccaggagacacaggtactTTTTTCCCTCTAAGGACCCATGGGAGTGCCCGGGTGGGACTTAAATTTTCTTCTGGTTCCTTTTCTTGGTTCAGATGACAACCACGATAGGCTAATATCTGAAGGCACAACCgtaagaaagagagggagagagcattGCATCGGGTTCAGAGCCTTGCTCTACACCAGGCATCTTGCAACACGCTCCATGTGCGTTTTGCAGGAACCCTCAGGGGAAGCCCGCTGAGGTTCCCACCTCACTCCTGAAATCACAGGCGGCACAGGTGAAATGACTCAGGGGACCACGGCTGAGCTTGGGGCCTGAACACCCGTCTTCACTTTCGTTTTGAAGAAGGAGAGAAGTTGCTTTGCTAACAGTGGCAAGTGCTTATACGTGGCTTTCCCCCTGCTACTGTTCTTTCATTGAACAGCACACATGCAACTTAACTGGCACTGAACAGAGCTGTTTTCTAGGGTCCCCACTGAAAGCATGTGGGCTGGGGGCTGAGGCGGTTTTTGTCTGTCTTTGTTCTGTGATCAGTAACTATCTGAACCTCACCACGATCTGAAGTAGTCACGAATCTCACCATTTCAAAGAAGGGGAAATGGAgacccgaggtcacacagctggtaggtGGCAGAGTTTTGGCTCAAACCCAGGAAAATATGCTGTGTCAGGGAGGGGGGTTAACTGGGAGTGCCCAGGATCCCAGGCTGGTTGGTTCCCAGGTTCCTGTTATATTTTCCAAAGGAGACATGTCAGGGGCACTGGGTAACTGAATTTAACTTGTTCCCCAGCAGGTTTTCCTTTTAACTGATCCCTCATCCCATTTTTCAATTTCTGGTTCAGCAGCCAGAAGACTCAGTGGGGGAGGCAAGCCCAGCCTTCACTGCATGGACCCCATTTCCTCCTTGAGGTCAGGGGActgcaggaggaggaagagagagaggctcACCCAGGAGCAGGTTTTTCAGGAATCAAAACTCTTTTCAAGGCTAGGCAAAGCATCAGTGGGTTGGATGGGTATGACAGTCTCGGGGGTAGTGTTTAGTGAGTGAAGTTCAGGCTGGGTGACCCCAGGGGTTGTAATACCCATCACCTGCCCCGAGAAGGATGCAAACATTCCATTCATAAGAGCAAGCCACACTGCCCAGCGCAGAGCTGGTAAACAGGTCATCCCCTAGTGCTGCCCACTCAGAATCCAGCAAGAACCCAGAGGTCAAAGGGTTGGGCTGCTGCCCTGGAAGGGTAACTTGGTCTTCCCAAGAAAGGCCCTGCTTTGCATTCCCATGGTGTTCTCAGGGGCAGACACTTTCTCTCCCAGCTCCATGCACTGCTGGCTCTGCGTCCACCAGTTCTTTCACTCCCCGCAGGGCAGCTGGCTTGGGTTTATGGGAGCCTGCCTGCGAGGACTGGGGCCATTTGGAAAGTTCCTCTTTGAGCCTCGAGGCATCCTGCTTAGGACCATTAACTCTGGCAGAGGGGAGGCAGAAACAGAGGCCTTGGAGGAGCGCCCATCCCCTGCCCAGGCCATCTGAGCACACACCTATCCAGTAGTGGACACTCACTCTTTCATCCAGTCCCTCCTCCACTCAAATGCTGTTAATAGTTCCTGAGACCCTACTGCATGCCTGGCCCATGGCTAGACACAGAACCACTACAGTGAATCTGGCAATCACAGCAGCAGATCCCTGGGGACACTCTGCAGGGGACCCACACAGGACCAGCATCCCACCTGATCAGGGAACTCAGGACAGCCTTCCAGCATTGGAGTCTGAGTGAGAACTCACAGTGGACAGGTGGAAAGGGGGGGAAGAGCACGCCTGGCAAAGGGAacggcatgtgcaaaggcccaggggTGAGTATGGCTGAAAGGAATTCAAACAGGTTGGCACTTGAAGGGCAGTTGAGGGTGGGTAAAGATGAGGCTGGCAGAACCCGTTCTGCCAGCCAAGAGGAGGGTGGACTGGAGGGAACCTGGAGTTGGTGGAACTGCTGTCATTGAGGGGATGCTGACAAGGAGTGGGGAGTGGaggcagagaaaaggagaagaaggggttgAGAGAGTCTGGAGCAGTACCACCAGGACTCCATGGTTGGGCAGCAGGGTGAAAGCTCTGTTTCTGAACGCCTGCTGGGTTTCTGATGGGGATGAACAGTGACATTGCCCCTGTGGATGGTGAGCCCGAGGAGTAGATTCCACAAGGCAGGGTGGATGGGGGATGGAGAGCACCAGGGACAGGCCTCACTCCCCCCGCTCCTCTGCTCCGCCCTTACCCTCCTGCATCCTGCGGCCTCCACTCTCCTCTGCTCTGAGGACACCTGAGAGCTGACCGTTCCCAACTGTCCTCCAGTGCTCACACAGGCGGGGGACACTCGGAAGGCCTGGCGGCTCCTCTGGCCACCAGACTGTCCGGCCCAGGTCATTTCTGAGCAGCCCACGCACCCCTCCCTGAACAGAGATACTGATGGATGTCTACTTTGACCTCTGTTCCTCCGTCTGCCCTGGATCCCTCTCTGAGGGCTCCCGACGGCCCAGGCTGTGTCGTGGGGACCTCAGTTCTGTCTCTGCCCCTGTCTTGCTCTCCCAGACCTTGAGCAGAGGATTCTGGAGGTGTTGAGGGATGCTGGCTCCCCTGTGAAGACCGCCCAACTGTTAAAGAAATTCCAAGTGCCCAAGAAGAAGCTCAACCAGCTCCTCCACAAGATGAAGCAGGAGTCAAAAGGAGTTATGCTCACAGGCCCTGCGACGTGGTGCTTGGGCGACGGCGGGACCAAAGAAGTGGTTCCCACAGAGCGGGGTAACCTGTCACCGCgggcgggggaggtgggggtgcgGGACCCAGCATGAGCGGTCCTGGTATCGGCCAAGCCCAGATTTGGACCTGGGTTCAAGTATGGGCTCTGCCCTTGAGGGTGCATGCAGTCTTCTCACTGCATCCTGATTTCTTTCTCTGGCCAATGGAGGCGAGAGGATTTGATGCAAAGGGCTAAGCCCATGccagcacatagtagatgctcaacaaaACTTTAATAATAATGGTTATGACACTACCAATGACACAATAATAATTGAACAGTCTTAGCATCGCATGAGATCTACTTCTCTGGTTCTGCAGCCCATGGACCTAAACAGCTGACATGTGTCAAGTACTTACAAAAAGCTGTTGCAGgaccagggttgggggagggggggctgaaagtgaaagtgttaatcactcagtcatgtccaactctttgcgacaccatggactgtagcccaccaggctcctctgtccatggaattcttcaggcaagaatactggagtgggtagctgttcccttctcgaggggatcttcccaacctagggattgaaaccaggtctcccatatttacagtctgagccaccagggaagcccagaagtggATGGGGCAGGATTTGAAGCTAAGTTCCTTTAACTCTAGAATCTGAGTTTGGAGACCCGTGTGCTGGGTCCTCTACAGAGCAGCCTGCCTTTGTTAGGCAGAATCCACATCCCCTCTCCCGTTCCTTCACCCTCTGactgtctttctttctccagCGGAGAGGCCCCAGCAAGATACAGTTGCAATTCCAAAGAAGCCAGGCCCCCAGCTCAGTAAACAGGGTAAGCATCCTGGTTTCATTCAGCACCAGTTCCCTCTGCCCCCAGACTCTCACGGTCATTCAGGAAGCTACACGTGTCCAGCGACAACCATCACACCCACTGAAAGGTCCCTCCACTGCACACAGTGTTCAGAGGCAAGGCTCTGTCTCTTGGGGAGAGGCTAAGTGACTGAGAAATCATTTGTCTGATGAATGGTTAGCGTTTGCTGTGTACCTAGCATGGGCGGGCACTGTTCGGAGCCCCTGAAGAGAATTCCCAACCCCCAGAACGACCTCTGTGGTGCAGTATTATTATTgtgtccatttcacagatgaggaaaatgggcACAGGGGCTGGTAAGCAGGGGAGTAGATCCAGCCTCCAGGGTCCTCTTTAACCACTggcctcccacctcccagaggAAGAGATCTACCAGTTTCTGGAAGCCCATGGGCCCCATAAAGCCCTGATGATCGCCAAGGCCCTGGGGATGAAGACAGCGAAGGAAGTCAACCCAGACTTGTATGCAATGAGGGACAAGCACCTCCTGGACtttgaccagaaatcaaactcttGGACAATTTATCGATCAGGTAGGCCCTTACTCTGGACAGGGTAGAGGGCAGAGCTGTGAAGAGAAATTGTAACACTCAAGCCCTGGTCCTTGCCGGGCTCCTGCTAAGTACTCTGGCTGCCCCACCTTGTCAGAAGCTGGAGTCTTGCTGACCTGTCCCTGGCAGGGGattccaggagggaggggaatgCTGGTGGGAGTAACCAAGGAGGGTTTCCTGGAGGTGGGGTCCACCCCTGACTGTATCAACCCTGGGACACAGGTCTCAGTTTGAGTTTGAAAACAGTTTTCTGTAAGCATTTTGCCCAACTTGGAGTTTTAAAGTTGTTGAAGGAGTCGGCTAGGCTGGGCTTACATTCCCACAGGTGGAGTCCCAGAACTGACTTAGGCATTACAAACAGCAGGCCCAAGGCCtagagactccagtacttttagGAGATCACCAAATGCTCCAATTTCTCtttaaattggaagaaaaaaatggatatcATAGTAAGAATGAATAGCTAATAATTCCAGCTGATTTATATTTGCCTTTATCCAAACACAGTcattaaatgcaattttaaatactttttatggAGTTGAGGGCTCACAAAGACACAAGAGCTAAGGGCCCACGAAGGTGGGAATGTGGCCCTTTGTGTGGAGCCCACGTGGAGCTAACACCCCTGCTTATGGCACCCAAGGAGGGTCTTAGCATCTTAAATGCTAGATGTTAAACAGTGGTGACTACtccaaattattaaaaatgcCTTGTGAACCAAACAAAGCTTTTCCCATGGTTAGAAGCAGCCCGTGGACAGCTCCctaaagggagagaggaaaggtcCCGAGAGGAAAGGTCCCTATAGGAAAGCGGAGGTTAGAGCTGTGGTTTCCTTGCagtgggagggggcagagggtgcAAGCAGGCACCAGCTGCCCTCCCGCAGTGGCAGAGGACACATGGGTAGGGTGGCCTGTGGGACAAAGTACAAGTTTACCTGCAGCGTTTGGTAAACACTCTGGCTCCTGGGGCCCACTTGGGCCCACTGACTCAGAACCCCAGGGTGGGCCCCTGGGAATTCGTGTTTTaaccagccccaccccccacccccgccccacccacccAGGAGATTCTGGTGCTGTAGACTAGTATTTGGAACTTCCGTCCCCTTGAGAGGCACAAAAGGATTGAGTGGAATATTATTTTGCAGAAGGTTCTAGAAATCAGTCCACCCCAGTTATTTACCAGCAAAATCCAATCAACATGATCTGTCAGAAGGGACCAAACAGCCACATTTCCATCCAGAACTGTGAAGATATCCAGATTGGACATGGGAATCTCCTAGTGAGACAAATGGGCTCTGCGGAAAACGGTGAGTCCTCTGAGATGCCTGGGAGAGGGGTCCTGTCCATCTGGGTGGGGTGAGGAGCAGGGGGTGCATGTCTCCAGAGAGAAAGGGCAGCTATCAGATTTCCAAGGTCCTTTCTGGCTTCCCCAAGAATCAGGCTGTCTCTCCTTGTGCCTGGATCAAACCCTTCCTGCATTCCCTTTACTCTGCCATCTTTTGCCACATTTTCCACAAGAAACAacttcattcattctctctcacTAAGATGGCACAAGGCATCATTGTAACATTGTGTGTGTTCCAAGACACTGTTTCTTCCCTCATGTTAACATTTCACAAACTGGGATCCCTCTTACTGGGTGCATCCTGGCTTTGATGAAATAACAGTAAGCAAGTGAGTACCTACTCCGTACCAGGCACTGTGGGGAGAAGGGACAGGGCCACCTCTCAGTCCAGCTATGGGACATGAGTGAAAGCATTGACCCCAAATTTGGGACACCCCCTTGACCTCGAGAAAGCCCTTCCCCACTCTGGGCCACAATTTCCCTAACTGTGAAATGAGGACTTTGTTCTAGACTCTAAATCAACCTTTCCCCCACCTTCAGTCCTCTGAGCTCCACCTTCTGTAATTTTGGCCGAGTCCCTGGCTGACTGTTTACTTGGTGTTGCTAAATGGTTTACCTTTTATTCTactcaaattcattttaaagtaaacttttacAGCATTTCCTTGAAAACCACGAAGGTCACCCCAAGGAGACTTTTTCCCAATAGGCCAGAGGGGTGAGAATGGCTAGGAACAGAGGGCGAGCTCAGTATTTGGGTTTTCAATGCCCCATTGACACCCCAGGCATCCCAGTTATAAAACCCTGGAAACCCATGCTAATTGTTCTGCCGATCCACCTGCTCTTCAATTCAGAGCCTAAAGTAGTCACTTCCAGTCTGCTGGTGTCCAGAAAGAATTCAGAGTCTTGTTTCCTCTGTCTGGCTAGGATTTATCTGTGTgcatggtggggagggggtgggaagagcGGTATCAGAGG belongs to Bos indicus isolate NIAB-ARS_2022 breed Sahiwal x Tharparkar chromosome 13, NIAB-ARS_B.indTharparkar_mat_pri_1.0, whole genome shotgun sequence and includes:
- the ZBP1 gene encoding Z-DNA-binding protein 1 isoform X2; the encoded protein is MAEVPADPGDTDLEQRILEVLRDAGSPVKTAQLLKKFQVPKKKLNQLLHKMKQESKGVMLTGPATWCLGDGGTKEVVPTERAERPQQDTVAIPKKPGPQLSKQEEEIYQFLEAHGPHKALMIAKALGMKTAKEVNPDLYAMRDKHLLDFDQKSNSWTIYRSGSRNQSTPVIYQQNPINMICQKGPNSHISIQNCEDIQIGHGNLLVRQMGSAENGSTAPCYLPPMASADPSTLDSQAGSWGPQDIRMEKSVLRRVQMGHGNEMRLHSNPAKGSAHGACDSPPASVLGTSPDASIEIQIPEPGPQSEGVTSQRVHIRSCFLEDTTVGNSNRMMVHPGAADVKGVKRPGETGGDAEPPHRDAPPRSEVPPVGSQADPVSAETLISEKLTAMTLERHDSERTEDTC
- the ZBP1 gene encoding Z-DNA-binding protein 1 isoform X1 translates to MAEVPADPGDTDLEQRILEVLRDAGSPVKTAQLLKKFQVPKKKLNQLLHKMKQESKGVMLTGPATWCLGDGGTKEVVPTERAERPQQDTVAIPKKPGPQLSKQEEEIYQFLEAHGPHKALMIAKALGMKTAKEVNPDLYAMRDKHLLDFDQKSNSWTIYRSEGSRNQSTPVIYQQNPINMICQKGPNSHISIQNCEDIQIGHGNLLVRQMGSAENGSTAPCYLPPMASADPSTLDSQAGSWGPQDIRMEKSVLRRVQMGHGNEMRLHSNPAKGSAHGACDSPPASVLGTSPDASIEIQIPEPGPQSEGVTSQRVHIRSCFLEDTTVGNSNRMMVHPGAADVKGVKRPGETGGDAEPPHRDAPPRSEVPPVGSQADPVSAETLISEKLTAMTLERHDSERTEDTC
- the ZBP1 gene encoding Z-DNA-binding protein 1 isoform X3 — its product is METRGHTADLEQRILEVLRDAGSPVKTAQLLKKFQVPKKKLNQLLHKMKQESKGVMLTGPATWCLGDGGTKEVVPTERAERPQQDTVAIPKKPGPQLSKQEEEIYQFLEAHGPHKALMIAKALGMKTAKEVNPDLYAMRDKHLLDFDQKSNSWTIYRSEGSRNQSTPVIYQQNPINMICQKGPNSHISIQNCEDIQIGHGNLLVRQMGSAENGSTAPCYLPPMASADPSTLDSQAGSWGPQDIRMEKSVLRRVQMGHGNEMRLHSNPAKGSAHGACDSPPASVLGTSPDASIEIQIPEPGPQSEGVTSQRVHIRSCFLEDTTVGNSNRMMVHPGAADVKGVKRPGETGGDAEPPHRDAPPRSEVPPVGSQADPVSAETLISEKLTAMTLERHDSERTEDTC